Proteins encoded by one window of Sediminicoccus rosea:
- a CDS encoding GNAT family N-acetyltransferase: MNLSLVHALERATLNALPSPRVVFDGPFVVRSFLGGTGRANAACSLDPAPDPELAQRVTRVAAHYRRLGMTPRFRSAPLDPPGLEALLRAGGWAEADESHVTHGRVAAQADPAVRILTAPDATWFDVLGTVEYQSAARKAEKQEAVPLFAIPATWLVLEEEGRAAAAMSATCDGRFTGIFDLAVRPEFRRRGLAQRMIRAAAAWGEGLGAKTCFAQVAITNTASVALQAGLGLTEAYRYRYFVLR, translated from the coding sequence ATGAACCTCTCCCTCGTGCATGCGCTGGAGCGCGCCACGCTCAACGCGTTGCCTTCGCCGCGCGTCGTCTTCGACGGCCCCTTCGTCGTGCGCAGCTTCCTGGGCGGGACGGGGCGGGCGAATGCCGCCTGCTCCCTCGATCCCGCGCCCGATCCCGAACTGGCGCAGCGCGTCACCCGCGTAGCGGCGCATTACCGGCGCCTCGGCATGACGCCGCGCTTCCGCTCCGCGCCGCTCGATCCGCCGGGGCTGGAGGCGCTGCTGCGCGCGGGCGGCTGGGCCGAGGCGGATGAGAGCCATGTCACCCATGGCCGGGTGGCGGCACAGGCCGATCCGGCTGTCCGGATCCTCACCGCGCCGGATGCCACCTGGTTCGATGTGCTGGGCACGGTGGAATACCAATCCGCCGCGCGAAAGGCGGAGAAGCAGGAGGCGGTACCGCTCTTCGCCATTCCCGCCACCTGGCTCGTGCTGGAGGAGGAGGGGCGGGCGGCCGCCGCCATGTCGGCCACCTGCGATGGCCGCTTCACCGGGATCTTCGACCTCGCGGTGCGGCCGGAATTCCGGCGGCGCGGCCTGGCGCAGCGGATGATCCGCGCGGCTGCGGCCTGGGGAGAGGGGCTGGGCGCGAAGACCTGCTTTGCGCAGGTGGCCATTACGAACACGGCCTCCGTGGCGCTCCAGGCGGGGCTGGGACTCACGGAGGCCTATCGCTACCGCTACTTCGTGCTGCGCTGA
- a CDS encoding methylated-DNA--[protein]-cysteine S-methyltransferase, translating into MPQLSLHTPLGEVTLSEEDGAIVALDWGRGSEQEATPLLREARDQLHDYFDGRRVQFQLPLAPHGTPYQRRVWSALRAIPAGETRSYAEIAREVASHPRAVGQANGRNPIPILIPCHRVVAANGALGGYSGLDGPETKRYLLALEARSLNLPFPSSF; encoded by the coding sequence ATGCCGCAACTCTCGCTCCACACCCCGCTTGGCGAGGTCACCCTCTCGGAAGAGGACGGGGCCATCGTCGCGCTCGACTGGGGCCGCGGCAGCGAGCAGGAGGCGACACCCCTGCTGCGCGAGGCGCGGGACCAGCTGCACGACTATTTCGACGGCAGGCGCGTGCAGTTCCAGCTGCCGCTGGCGCCCCACGGAACGCCCTACCAGCGCCGCGTCTGGTCCGCCCTGCGCGCCATCCCGGCCGGGGAAACCCGCAGCTATGCCGAGATCGCGCGCGAGGTCGCCTCGCACCCGCGCGCCGTGGGGCAGGCCAATGGGCGCAACCCCATTCCCATCCTCATCCCCTGCCACCGGGTGGTCGCGGCCAATGGTGCGCTGGGCGGGTATTCGGGCCTGGATGGGCCTGAGACGAAGCGCTATCTCCTCGCGCTTGAGGCGCGAAGCCTGAACCTGCCCTTCCCCTCATCTTTCTGA
- a CDS encoding N-acetyltransferase family protein yields MSADPAATEVHRLEVERVDMLDPHDLADLCEATNAAIVEGGGFGWVEAQSRSALERHFRGVMLVPEREFFIARLDGQVVGSAQLVRPPRNNEAQGFAAQLTHAFIAPYARGFGLARLLVRRVEERAAAMGIRVLNLDVRATQESAITLFERLGYVRWGSHPAYARVGGETVAGFFYYRLLEPQHGRSTADALGRIKT; encoded by the coding sequence GTGAGCGCCGACCCCGCCGCCACCGAGGTGCACCGGCTCGAGGTCGAGCGCGTGGACATGCTCGACCCGCATGACCTGGCCGACCTCTGCGAGGCGACCAATGCCGCCATCGTGGAGGGCGGCGGCTTCGGCTGGGTGGAGGCGCAGAGCCGCTCCGCTCTCGAACGCCATTTCCGCGGCGTGATGCTGGTGCCCGAGCGCGAATTCTTCATCGCGCGGCTGGATGGCCAGGTGGTGGGCAGCGCGCAGCTCGTCCGCCCGCCCCGCAACAACGAAGCGCAGGGCTTCGCCGCCCAGCTCACCCACGCCTTCATCGCGCCCTATGCGCGCGGCTTCGGCCTCGCGCGGCTGCTGGTGCGCCGCGTCGAGGAGCGCGCGGCGGCCATGGGCATCCGCGTGCTCAACCTCGATGTGCGCGCTACGCAGGAGAGCGCCATCACGCTGTTCGAGCGGCTGGGCTATGTGCGCTGGGGCAGCCACCCCGCCTATGCGCGCGTGGGCGGCGAGACGGTGGCCGGCTTCTTCTACTACCGCCTGCTGGAGCCGCAGCACGGCCGCAGCACGGCCGATGCCCTGGGACGGATCAAGACGTGA
- the hisH gene encoding imidazole glycerol phosphate synthase subunit HisH — protein MRVSVIDPGSGNLASVCRALERAAAGPITVEITREPETLIHADRIILPGQGAFAACRAGLDALEGMVGALYEQVQVHRKPFLGICVGMQLLAERGLEHGSTPGLAWLPGEVAEMDPRAPDGTPLPLPQMGWNALDFTPGAHPLLEGLVPGDHAYFVHSYAWRGGEPADVLATTDYGGPVPAILGRGNIVGTQFHVEKSAGVGLRILANFLRWTPRMEPT, from the coding sequence ATGAGGGTCTCCGTCATTGATCCCGGCTCGGGCAACCTCGCCTCGGTCTGCCGTGCGCTGGAACGCGCCGCCGCCGGGCCCATCACCGTCGAGATCACGCGCGAGCCGGAAACGCTGATCCACGCCGACCGCATCATCCTGCCCGGCCAGGGCGCCTTCGCCGCCTGCCGCGCCGGGCTGGACGCGCTGGAAGGCATGGTCGGCGCGCTCTATGAGCAGGTGCAGGTCCACCGGAAGCCCTTCCTCGGGATTTGCGTCGGGATGCAGTTGCTGGCCGAGCGTGGCCTGGAGCACGGCTCCACCCCCGGCCTCGCCTGGCTGCCCGGCGAGGTGGCCGAGATGGACCCCCGCGCGCCCGACGGCACCCCCCTGCCCCTGCCGCAGATGGGCTGGAACGCGCTCGACTTCACACCCGGCGCGCATCCGCTGCTGGAGGGTCTGGTCCCCGGCGATCACGCCTATTTCGTGCATTCCTACGCCTGGCGCGGCGGCGAGCCGGCGGATGTCCTGGCCACCACCGATTATGGCGGCCCTGTGCCGGCCATCCTGGGCCGCGGCAACATCGTCGGCACGCAGTTCCATGTCGAGAAGAGCGCCGGGGTCGGCCTGCGGATCCTGGCCAATTTCCTGCGATGGACGCCCCGGATGGAGCCGACGTGA
- the hisA gene encoding 1-(5-phosphoribosyl)-5-[(5-phosphoribosylamino)methylideneamino]imidazole-4-carboxamide isomerase, protein MSGFTLYPAIDLKQGRVVRLQRGDMAQATIYAEDPAEQACVFAADGFQWLHVVDLDGAFAGKPANAEAVARILAAAPMPVQLGGGIRNMPTVEAWLEGGVTRVILGSAAVKDPHFVREACRHFPGRVVVGIDARGGMVATEGWAETSTLPARDLALRLEDAGAAAIIYTDIDRDGMLSGVNVEQTRALAAALETPVIASGGVASLADLEALKAVAADGIAGCILGRALYDGRIVPAEALALAAG, encoded by the coding sequence GTGAGCGGCTTCACCCTCTACCCCGCCATCGACCTCAAGCAGGGCCGCGTCGTCCGGCTGCAGCGCGGCGACATGGCGCAAGCCACCATCTACGCCGAGGATCCGGCCGAGCAGGCCTGCGTCTTCGCGGCCGATGGCTTTCAGTGGCTGCATGTGGTGGACCTCGACGGCGCCTTCGCCGGCAAGCCCGCCAATGCCGAGGCGGTGGCGCGCATCCTGGCCGCGGCCCCCATGCCGGTGCAGCTGGGTGGCGGCATCCGCAACATGCCGACGGTCGAGGCCTGGCTGGAGGGCGGCGTGACCCGCGTGATCCTCGGTTCCGCCGCCGTGAAGGATCCGCATTTCGTGCGCGAGGCCTGCCGGCATTTCCCGGGCCGCGTCGTCGTCGGCATCGATGCGCGCGGCGGGATGGTGGCGACGGAAGGCTGGGCCGAGACCAGCACGCTCCCCGCGCGCGACCTGGCGCTGCGCCTGGAAGATGCGGGCGCCGCCGCGATCATCTACACCGACATCGACCGCGACGGCATGCTGAGCGGCGTGAATGTCGAGCAGACGCGCGCGCTGGCCGCGGCGCTGGAGACGCCGGTCATCGCCTCGGGCGGCGTCGCCTCGCTGGCGGACCTCGAGGCGCTGAAAGCGGTGGCGGCGGATGGCATCGCCGGCTGCATCCTGGGCCGCGCGCTGTATGACGGCCGGATCGTCCCGGCCGAGGCACTGGCGCTGGCGGCGGGCTGA
- a CDS encoding D-glycero-alpha-D-manno-heptose-1,7-bisphosphate 7-phosphatase: MEMTDQRRPGAFLDRDGVLIEDTGYPHRIEEVRWIPGVMAALRRLNAAGFAVCIVTNQAGVARGYYDEAAVGRLHHWMANEARAAGARLDGFAYCPFHAAAEAPRYRRESPRRKPGPGMIEDWLAHFPLRRDGSFLIGDRATDLEAAAAAGIPGHLFPGDDLDAFVAAILKGN; the protein is encoded by the coding sequence ATGGAGATGACGGACCAGCGGCGCCCGGGCGCCTTCCTCGACCGCGACGGCGTGCTGATCGAGGATACCGGCTACCCGCACCGGATCGAGGAGGTGCGCTGGATACCCGGCGTGATGGCGGCCCTGCGGCGGCTGAACGCGGCGGGCTTCGCCGTCTGCATCGTCACCAACCAGGCGGGCGTGGCGCGCGGCTATTATGACGAGGCGGCGGTTGGCCGCCTGCACCACTGGATGGCGAACGAGGCGCGGGCGGCCGGGGCCCGGCTCGACGGCTTCGCCTATTGCCCCTTCCACGCGGCGGCCGAGGCGCCGCGCTATCGCCGCGAGAGCCCCCGCCGCAAGCCGGGCCCAGGGATGATCGAGGATTGGCTCGCGCATTTCCCGCTGCGCCGGGACGGGAGCTTCCTGATCGGTGACCGCGCGACGGATCTCGAGGCCGCCGCCGCCGCGGGCATTCCCGGCCATCTCTTTCCGGGCGATGATCTGGATGCCTTCGTCGCCGCCATCCTCAAGGGGAACTGA
- a CDS encoding YtxH domain-containing protein — protein sequence MRHAFTALGLCALLSLGACTNPNDPAQRAAGGGLIGAGAGAAIGAIAGGGQGAAIGALTGGAVGAATGVITTPQRGNR from the coding sequence ATGCGACACGCTTTCACGGCGCTCGGCCTTTGCGCCCTGCTGTCCCTGGGCGCCTGCACCAATCCCAATGACCCCGCCCAGCGGGCCGCCGGCGGCGGCTTGATCGGTGCCGGCGCGGGCGCGGCGATCGGCGCCATCGCCGGCGGCGGCCAGGGTGCCGCCATCGGCGCGCTGACGGGCGGCGCGGTGGGTGCCGCGACCGGCGTCATCACGACGCCGCAGCGGGGCAACAGGTAG
- the mnmE gene encoding tRNA uridine-5-carboxymethylaminomethyl(34) synthesis GTPase MnmE, which translates to MSVIFALATGAGRSAVAVMRLSGAGTGEVLATLAGPLPAPRRASLRLLRHAGVALDRALVLWLPAPGSYTGEDSAELHLHGGPAVIAAVAEALAALGARPAEPGEFTRRAFLHGRMDLTAAEGIADLISAETEAQRRQALRQAEGGLAARHAAWATRLTQLLARQEAFIEFEEEDLPGDLDARVEADAATLRAEMATLLAEGDRGEKLREGLTIAILGAPNAGKSSLLNALAGREAAIVSARAGTTRDVVEVRMILAGVPVTLADTAGLREASDEIEAEGIRRALARAETADLRLLVFAADAPPDEATRALRGPDALVVLNKADLPHAGLEGALPVSARSGEGLATLRQRLEEAAAARAGLADGAVLTRPRHRAALGEAVEELSRLPDAALPELRAEALRRALRALGRLTGRVDVEQVLDVVFGEFCIGK; encoded by the coding sequence GTGAGCGTGATCTTCGCACTCGCCACCGGGGCCGGGCGCTCCGCGGTCGCGGTGATGCGTCTTTCGGGGGCGGGCACGGGCGAGGTGCTGGCGACACTGGCCGGCCCGCTGCCGGCGCCGCGCCGGGCCAGCCTGCGATTGCTGCGCCATGCGGGGGTGGCGCTGGACAGGGCCCTGGTGCTCTGGCTCCCCGCACCTGGCAGCTATACCGGCGAGGACAGCGCGGAGCTGCACCTGCATGGCGGCCCGGCCGTGATCGCGGCGGTGGCCGAGGCGCTGGCGGCGCTGGGCGCCCGCCCGGCGGAGCCCGGCGAATTCACCCGCCGCGCCTTCCTGCATGGCCGCATGGACCTGACGGCGGCCGAGGGCATCGCCGACCTGATCTCGGCCGAGACGGAGGCGCAGCGGCGCCAGGCGCTGCGCCAGGCGGAAGGCGGGCTGGCGGCGCGCCATGCCGCCTGGGCCACCCGCCTGACGCAGCTGCTGGCGCGGCAGGAGGCCTTCATCGAATTCGAGGAGGAAGACTTGCCGGGCGACCTCGACGCGCGGGTGGAGGCGGATGCGGCCACACTGCGCGCCGAGATGGCGACGCTGCTGGCCGAGGGCGATCGTGGCGAGAAGCTGCGCGAGGGCCTGACCATCGCCATCCTGGGCGCGCCCAATGCGGGCAAGTCCTCGCTGCTCAATGCACTGGCCGGGCGTGAGGCGGCCATCGTCTCGGCACGCGCGGGCACCACGCGGGATGTGGTGGAGGTGCGGATGATCCTGGCGGGCGTGCCGGTGACACTGGCCGATACGGCGGGCCTGCGCGAGGCGTCCGACGAGATCGAGGCCGAGGGCATCCGCCGCGCCCTGGCGCGAGCGGAGACGGCCGATCTGCGCCTGCTGGTTTTCGCGGCCGATGCGCCGCCGGACGAGGCCACCCGGGCGCTGCGCGGCCCGGATGCGCTGGTGGTGCTGAACAAGGCCGACCTGCCGCATGCGGGGCTGGAAGGCGCCCTGCCCGTCTCGGCGCGGTCCGGCGAGGGCTTGGCAACGCTGCGGCAACGCCTGGAGGAAGCGGCGGCGGCCCGGGCGGGGCTGGCCGATGGCGCCGTGCTGACCCGCCCACGCCACCGGGCCGCGCTGGGCGAGGCGGTGGAGGAGCTTTCCCGCCTGCCCGATGCTGCGCTGCCCGAGCTCCGCGCGGAGGCGCTGCGGCGCGCGCTGCGCGCCTTGGGGCGCCTCACCGGCCGCGTGGATGTCGAGCAGGTGCTGGACGTGGTGTTCGGCGAATTCTGCATCGGCAAGTGA
- the hemJ gene encoding protoporphyrinogen oxidase HemJ, with protein MDFLAPAYLWVKSFHLMAVMAWMAGLFYLPRLYVYHCEIPQGGGVEHERFKKMERLLLRAIMNPSMIVTWLLGLMLVATPGVVSWTSGWWHVKLLCVLAMTWFHMYLAKHRKAFERDERIFPQRHWRYMNEVPTLLMIVIVIMVIVKPF; from the coding sequence TTGGACTTCCTTGCCCCCGCCTATCTCTGGGTCAAATCCTTCCATCTGATGGCCGTGATGGCCTGGATGGCAGGGCTGTTCTACCTGCCGCGCCTCTATGTCTATCACTGCGAGATCCCGCAGGGCGGCGGGGTGGAGCATGAGCGCTTCAAGAAGATGGAGCGCCTGCTGCTGCGCGCCATCATGAACCCCAGCATGATCGTCACCTGGCTCCTCGGCCTCATGCTGGTGGCGACGCCGGGCGTCGTCTCCTGGACCTCGGGCTGGTGGCACGTGAAGCTGCTCTGCGTGCTGGCGATGACCTGGTTCCACATGTACCTGGCGAAGCACCGCAAGGCCTTCGAGCGCGACGAGCGGATCTTCCCGCAGCGGCACTGGCGCTACATGAACGAGGTGCCGACGCTGCTGATGATCGTCATCGTCATCATGGTCATCGTGAAGCCCTTCTGA
- a CDS encoding (2Fe-2S) ferredoxin domain-containing protein, translating into MAEADPPPYFEAHVFVCCNRRPDGHKRGSCAASGSEALRDYMKARAKELGLKGVRVNQAGCLDRCEFGPTLVIYPEGIWYQVRTREDVDEVLAAHLVAGGRARRLMLTEKDVLPAKP; encoded by the coding sequence ATGGCCGAGGCAGACCCCCCGCCCTATTTCGAGGCGCATGTCTTCGTCTGCTGCAACCGCCGGCCGGACGGCCACAAGCGCGGCAGCTGCGCGGCCAGCGGCAGCGAGGCGCTGCGCGACTACATGAAGGCTCGCGCCAAGGAGCTCGGCCTCAAGGGCGTGCGCGTCAACCAGGCGGGCTGCCTGGACCGCTGCGAGTTCGGGCCGACGCTGGTGATCTACCCGGAGGGCATCTGGTACCAGGTCCGCACCCGCGAGGATGTGGATGAGGTGCTTGCGGCGCATCTCGTGGCCGGGGGCCGCGCGCGACGGCTGATGCTGACCGAGAAAGACGTGCTCCCGGCCAAGCCGTGA
- a CDS encoding DUF2628 domain-containing protein, which yields MRSWTVHLPPGAARGSVPATGLKQPPVLIPEGFSFWAFLFGPFWLFRHRAWLAGFGVLVGLVVLNLLPDPYGIAAALAAHLLLGFQGQDLRRWALGRRGWTLAHVVQGQDADGALARLLQAEPRLLPLYAGEVAR from the coding sequence ATGCGGAGCTGGACCGTCCATCTCCCGCCCGGCGCCGCCCGCGGCTCGGTGCCTGCCACCGGGCTCAAGCAGCCGCCGGTGCTGATTCCGGAGGGGTTCTCCTTCTGGGCCTTCCTCTTCGGCCCCTTCTGGCTGTTCCGGCATCGCGCCTGGCTGGCCGGGTTCGGGGTGCTGGTCGGCCTCGTCGTGCTGAACCTGCTGCCCGACCCCTATGGCATCGCGGCCGCGCTCGCCGCGCATCTGCTGCTCGGCTTCCAGGGCCAGGACCTGCGCCGCTGGGCGCTGGGCCGCCGCGGCTGGACGCTCGCGCATGTCGTCCAGGGGCAGGATGCCGATGGCGCGCTGGCCCGCCTGCTCCAGGCCGAGCCGCGCCTCCTGCCGCTCTACGCGGGTGAGGTGGCGCGATGA
- a CDS encoding HD domain-containing protein, with protein sequence MSAKLLAAASFAAAVHATHRRKGAAAEPYINHPLEVAQILAEHDAPEAAILAALLHDTVEDSTDDPEPVTLEALAARFGAEVAGIVAEVSDDKSLPKEMRKALQVSQAPKKSAAAKMVKLADKISNLRAIVSAPPASWNHARRVEYVGWAGRVAAGLRGVNPGLEALFDRTYQTAMAELAREAV encoded by the coding sequence TTGAGCGCGAAGCTATTGGCGGCCGCGAGCTTCGCGGCCGCCGTCCATGCCACGCATCGCCGCAAGGGTGCCGCGGCCGAGCCCTACATCAACCACCCGCTGGAAGTGGCGCAGATCCTCGCCGAGCACGATGCGCCGGAGGCCGCCATCCTCGCCGCCCTGCTGCACGACACGGTGGAGGACAGCACAGATGACCCCGAGCCGGTGACGCTGGAAGCGCTGGCCGCGCGCTTCGGCGCGGAGGTCGCGGGCATCGTGGCCGAGGTCTCCGACGACAAGAGCCTGCCGAAGGAGATGCGCAAGGCGCTGCAGGTCTCGCAGGCGCCGAAGAAATCCGCCGCCGCCAAGATGGTGAAGCTGGCCGACAAGATCTCCAACCTGCGCGCCATCGTCTCCGCGCCGCCGGCCTCCTGGAACCATGCGCGCCGCGTCGAGTATGTCGGCTGGGCGGGGCGCGTGGCGGCCGGGCTGCGCGGCGTGAATCCTGGCCTCGAGGCGCTGTTCGACCGGACCTACCAGACCGCCATGGCGGAGCTGGCGCGGGAGGCCGTATGA
- a CDS encoding quinone oxidoreductase family protein, with protein sequence MNHAIRVHEYGGPEKLLWEEVPLPHPKAGEVLIRQKAVGLNYIDVYFRTGLYKAPSLPFTMGMEGAGIVEAIGEGVTEVAVGDRVAYASGPMGAYAEARTNKADRLVKIPEGISFEQAASMMLQGMTAQYLLRSTYRVKSGETILIHAAAGGVGLIMVQWAKALGCTVIGTVSTEAKAELARANGCDHVVLAGEDLPAAVKRITGGAMLPVVYDSVGRDTFTASLDCLAPLGMMVSYGNASGAVPPIDIGILAAKGSLYLTRPTLGSYTMKRSDLEHVAAELFDVVKSGAVKLQINQRYALKDAAQAHRDLEARKTTGSTVLLP encoded by the coding sequence ATGAACCACGCCATCCGCGTCCATGAATACGGCGGCCCCGAGAAATTGCTGTGGGAGGAGGTGCCCCTGCCGCACCCCAAGGCGGGCGAGGTGCTGATCCGCCAGAAGGCGGTGGGGCTCAACTACATCGACGTCTATTTCCGCACCGGCCTCTACAAGGCCCCCTCGCTGCCCTTCACCATGGGCATGGAGGGCGCGGGCATCGTCGAGGCGATCGGCGAGGGCGTGACCGAGGTCGCGGTCGGGGATCGCGTCGCCTATGCCTCCGGCCCCATGGGCGCCTATGCCGAGGCCCGCACCAACAAAGCCGACCGCCTGGTGAAGATCCCCGAGGGCATCAGCTTCGAGCAGGCCGCCTCGATGATGCTGCAAGGCATGACGGCCCAGTACCTGCTGCGCAGCACCTACCGCGTGAAGTCGGGCGAGACGATCCTGATCCATGCGGCGGCCGGCGGCGTCGGTCTCATCATGGTGCAATGGGCCAAGGCGCTCGGCTGCACCGTCATCGGCACCGTCAGCACCGAGGCCAAGGCCGAGCTGGCCCGCGCCAATGGCTGCGATCATGTGGTCCTGGCCGGCGAGGACCTGCCCGCCGCGGTCAAGCGCATCACCGGCGGCGCCATGCTGCCCGTCGTCTATGACAGCGTGGGCCGCGACACCTTCACCGCCTCGCTCGACTGCCTGGCGCCGCTCGGCATGATGGTCAGCTACGGCAATGCCTCGGGCGCCGTGCCGCCGATCGACATCGGCATCCTCGCGGCCAAGGGCTCGCTCTACCTGACGCGGCCGACGCTCGGCTCCTACACGATGAAGCGCAGCGACCTCGAGCATGTCGCGGCCGAGCTCTTCGACGTGGTGAAGTCCGGCGCGGTGAAGCTGCAGATCAACCAGCGCTACGCGCTGAAGGACGCGGCCCAGGCCCATCGCGACCTGGAAGCCCGCAAGACCACCGGCAGCACCGTCCTGCTGCCCTGA
- the rho gene encoding transcription termination factor Rho — protein sequence MHLSELKAKTPPELLAFAEELGVENASILRKQDIMFAILKTFADNDQAIYGEGTLEILSDGFGYLRSPQANFLPGPDDIYVSPAQVRRFGLRTGDTVEGQIRAPKDGERYFAMLKVNAVNFEPPEALRHRINFDNLTPLYPTRRLKMEIEGQETPKGVQKDNTHRVIDLIAPIGMGQRALIVAPPRTGKTVMLQSIAKSITANHPDVFLMVLLIDERPEEVTDMARTVRGEVVASTFDEPATRHVQVTEMVLEKAKRLVEHKRDVVILLDSITRLGRAYNSVVPSSGKVLTGGVDANALQRPKRFFGAARNIEEGGSLTIIATALIDTGSRMDEVIFEEFKGTGNSELILDRKLSDKRVFPAIDITKSGTRKEELLVDRGTLSKMWVLRRILNPMGTQDAMEFLTDKLKYSKTNQDFFDAMNT from the coding sequence ATGCACCTCTCTGAACTCAAGGCGAAGACGCCGCCCGAACTCCTCGCATTCGCGGAGGAGCTGGGCGTCGAGAACGCCTCCATCCTGCGCAAGCAGGACATCATGTTCGCCATCCTCAAGACCTTCGCCGATAACGACCAGGCGATCTATGGCGAAGGCACGCTGGAAATCCTCAGCGACGGCTTCGGCTATCTCCGCAGCCCGCAGGCGAACTTCCTGCCCGGCCCCGACGACATCTATGTCAGCCCCGCCCAGGTGCGCCGCTTCGGCCTGCGCACCGGCGACACGGTGGAAGGCCAGATCCGCGCGCCCAAGGATGGTGAGCGCTACTTCGCCATGCTCAAGGTGAACGCGGTCAATTTCGAGCCGCCCGAGGCGCTGCGCCACCGCATCAACTTCGACAACCTGACGCCGCTCTACCCGACGCGCCGCCTCAAGATGGAAATCGAGGGGCAGGAGACGCCGAAGGGCGTGCAGAAGGACAACACGCACCGCGTGATCGACCTGATCGCGCCGATCGGCATGGGCCAGCGCGCGCTGATCGTGGCGCCGCCGCGCACCGGCAAGACGGTGATGCTGCAATCCATCGCGAAGTCCATCACCGCGAACCACCCCGACGTCTTCCTCATGGTCCTGCTGATCGACGAGCGGCCCGAGGAAGTGACCGACATGGCGCGCACCGTGCGCGGCGAGGTCGTGGCCTCCACCTTCGACGAGCCGGCGACGCGCCACGTGCAGGTGACGGAGATGGTGCTGGAGAAGGCCAAGCGCCTTGTCGAGCACAAGCGGGATGTCGTGATCCTGCTCGACTCCATCACCCGCCTCGGCCGCGCCTACAACTCCGTCGTGCCCTCCTCGGGCAAGGTGCTGACGGGTGGTGTGGACGCCAATGCGCTGCAGCGGCCCAAGCGCTTCTTCGGCGCGGCGCGCAACATCGAGGAGGGCGGTTCGCTCACCATCATCGCCACCGCGCTGATCGACACCGGCAGCCGCATGGACGAGGTGATCTTCGAAGAGTTCAAGGGCACCGGCAATTCCGAGCTGATCCTGGACCGCAAGCTCTCCGACAAGCGCGTCTTCCCGGCGATCGACATCACCAAGTCCGGCACCCGCAAGGAGGAGCTGCTGGTGGATCGCGGCACGCTCAGCAAGATGTGGGTGCTGCGCCGCATCCTGAACCCGATGGGCACGCAGGACGCGATGGAATTCCTGACCGACAAGCTGAAATACAGCAAGACGAACCAGGACTTCTTCGACGCGATGAACACCTGA
- the hisB gene encoding imidazoleglycerol-phosphate dehydratase HisB, producing the protein MQPVTRRAEIARKTAETDITARLDLDGTGRAEIATGIGFLDHMLHALTRHALLDLALSAKGDLHIDFHHTAEDCGIVLGQAIKAALGEKRGITRFGQCLMPMDEALAECAIDISGRPFLAWSVTFTRDKVGEMDTELFEEFFRALVMNAGLTCHITQKAGTNAHHIAEACFKSFARALRMAIEPDPRQLGAIPSTKGVLEA; encoded by the coding sequence ATGCAGCCCGTGACCCGACGCGCCGAGATCGCCCGCAAGACCGCCGAGACGGACATCACCGCCCGGCTCGACCTCGACGGTACCGGCCGCGCCGAGATCGCGACCGGCATCGGCTTCCTCGACCACATGCTGCACGCGCTGACGCGCCACGCCCTGCTCGACCTGGCGCTGAGCGCCAAGGGCGACCTGCACATTGATTTCCACCACACGGCCGAGGATTGCGGCATCGTGCTGGGCCAGGCCATCAAGGCCGCGCTGGGTGAGAAGCGCGGCATCACCCGTTTCGGCCAATGCCTGATGCCGATGGACGAGGCGCTGGCCGAATGCGCCATCGACATCTCGGGCCGCCCCTTCCTCGCCTGGAGCGTGACCTTCACGCGTGACAAGGTGGGCGAGATGGACACGGAACTCTTCGAGGAGTTCTTCCGCGCCCTGGTGATGAATGCGGGCCTGACCTGCCACATCACCCAGAAGGCCGGCACCAACGCGCACCACATCGCCGAGGCCTGCTTCAAATCCTTCGCCCGCGCCCTGCGCATGGCCATCGAGCCCGATCCGCGCCAGCTGGGCGCCATCCCCTCCACCAAGGGCGTGCTGGAGGCCTGA